In one Sphingobium sp. MI1205 genomic region, the following are encoded:
- the hisS gene encoding histidine--tRNA ligase, with the protein MAKMETPRPVRGTQDMLGGTNEAFQERFAHVVATFDRVRRLYGFHRVEVPVFEATAVFARSLGESTDVVSKEMYTFDDRGGDSITLRPEFTAGIARAYITEGWQQYAPLKVATHGPLFRYERPQKGRFRQFHQLDAEIIGAGEPGADIELLVFADQLLRELGVSEGVTLTLNTLGDAESREAWRAALVAHFEAHRDQLSEDSVDRLQRNPLRILDSKDPRDRPVADSAPDIDAYLTDEARGFFDKVTAGLDAAGVAWERNARLVRGLDYYRHTAFEFITDRLGAQGTVLGGGRYDGLIENLGGPSTPAVGWAAGIERLAMLVDALEIERPAVAVIPMGEAAEAKAIGIIADLRRAGVPCDMGYRGNMKKRMQRANVSGATWAIILGDDELGRGEVALRDLRSGEQQPVRFDALVEKLTAL; encoded by the coding sequence ATGGCGAAAATGGAAACCCCGCGTCCGGTGCGCGGTACGCAGGATATGCTGGGTGGCACGAACGAAGCGTTCCAGGAGCGCTTTGCCCATGTCGTTGCGACCTTTGATAGGGTGCGGCGGCTGTACGGATTTCATCGTGTTGAAGTGCCGGTTTTCGAAGCCACCGCCGTTTTTGCCCGCTCGCTTGGCGAAAGCACGGACGTCGTGTCCAAGGAAATGTACACGTTCGACGACCGGGGCGGGGACAGCATCACGCTGCGGCCTGAGTTCACTGCGGGGATTGCGCGCGCCTACATCACCGAAGGCTGGCAGCAATATGCGCCGCTCAAGGTCGCGACGCATGGGCCACTGTTCCGGTACGAACGCCCGCAAAAGGGCCGCTTCCGCCAGTTTCATCAGCTCGATGCCGAGATTATCGGCGCGGGCGAGCCGGGCGCGGACATCGAATTGCTCGTTTTTGCTGACCAGCTGCTGAGGGAGCTGGGCGTATCGGAGGGCGTGACGCTTACCCTCAACACCCTGGGCGACGCGGAGAGCCGCGAGGCGTGGCGCGCCGCGCTGGTGGCGCATTTTGAAGCGCATCGCGACCAGCTGTCGGAGGACAGCGTCGATCGGTTGCAGCGCAATCCCTTGCGCATCCTGGACAGCAAAGACCCGCGCGACCGGCCGGTGGCGGACAGCGCGCCGGATATCGACGCCTATCTGACGGATGAAGCGCGCGGCTTTTTCGACAAGGTCACAGCGGGTCTCGATGCGGCGGGCGTGGCGTGGGAACGCAATGCGCGGCTGGTGCGCGGGCTTGATTATTATCGGCACACCGCGTTCGAGTTCATCACCGATCGGCTGGGCGCGCAGGGCACCGTGCTGGGCGGAGGCCGTTATGATGGCCTGATCGAGAATCTCGGTGGACCATCGACGCCCGCGGTCGGCTGGGCGGCTGGGATCGAGCGCTTGGCGATGCTGGTGGATGCGCTTGAGATCGAGCGGCCTGCTGTAGCGGTCATTCCGATGGGAGAGGCTGCCGAAGCTAAAGCTATCGGCATCATCGCTGATCTGCGCCGTGCGGGGGTGCCCTGCGACATGGGCTATCGCGGCAATATGAAAAAGCGGATGCAGCGAGCCAATGTTTCCGGCGCGACTTGGGCGATCATCCTGGGCGATGACGAACTGGGCCGGGGCGAGGTGGCGCTGCGGGACTTGCGGTCCGGAGAGCAGCAACCGGTTCGGTTCGATGCCCTAGTCGAGAAGCTGACGGCCCTTTGA
- the prfA gene encoding peptide chain release factor 1, whose amino-acid sequence MQISAERIAQIEARRDEVQASMTRADLAPEEFVRLSKEYAEIEPVARAAHEVRRLRQELQALEYMAGGENADADADMREMAQAEMQLIKGQLPAAERALALQLLPRDSADARPAMLEIRAGTGGDEAALFAGDLFRMYQRYADAQGWKMEMISANAAEVGGFKEVVASITGAGVFAKLKFESGVHRVQRVPVTESGGRIHTSAATVAVLPEPEEVDVQIADSDLKIDIYRASGAGGQHVNTTDSAVRITHLPSGIVVTQQDERSQHKNKAKAMQVLRARIYEAERERTQSEQAGARKAMVGSGDRSERIRTYNFPQGRVTDHRINLTLHRLPEILEGGGLAEIIDALIAEDEAARLAQLDGIG is encoded by the coding sequence ATGCAAATTTCCGCCGAACGCATTGCGCAGATCGAGGCGCGCCGGGACGAGGTGCAGGCGTCGATGACGCGTGCTGATCTGGCACCCGAAGAGTTTGTGCGGCTTTCAAAGGAATATGCCGAGATCGAGCCTGTGGCCAGGGCTGCGCATGAAGTGCGGCGGTTGCGGCAGGAGTTGCAGGCGCTCGAATATATGGCAGGTGGCGAGAATGCCGACGCCGACGCCGACATGCGCGAGATGGCGCAGGCGGAAATGCAGCTGATCAAGGGTCAGCTGCCCGCCGCCGAACGCGCGCTGGCGCTTCAGTTGCTGCCCCGCGATTCTGCGGATGCCCGCCCGGCCATGCTGGAAATCCGCGCCGGGACCGGTGGCGACGAAGCCGCGCTGTTCGCGGGCGACCTGTTCCGCATGTATCAGCGCTACGCCGATGCCCAGGGCTGGAAGATGGAAATGATCTCCGCCAACGCGGCTGAAGTGGGCGGCTTCAAGGAAGTCGTCGCCAGCATCACCGGCGCTGGCGTTTTTGCCAAGCTTAAGTTCGAAAGCGGTGTCCACCGTGTTCAGCGTGTGCCGGTCACGGAAAGCGGCGGGCGCATTCATACCTCAGCCGCGACCGTCGCCGTGTTGCCCGAGCCTGAGGAAGTCGATGTCCAGATTGCGGACAGCGACCTCAAGATCGACATTTATCGTGCGTCGGGCGCTGGCGGCCAGCATGTCAACACGACCGACAGCGCCGTGCGCATCACTCATTTGCCCAGCGGCATCGTGGTGACGCAACAGGACGAACGATCGCAGCACAAGAACAAGGCGAAGGCGATGCAGGTGCTGCGCGCCCGCATCTATGAAGCCGAGCGCGAGCGCACCCAGAGCGAGCAGGCGGGCGCACGCAAGGCGATGGTCGGATCGGGCGACCGGTCGGAGCGCATTCGCACCTATAATTTCCCGCAGGGCCGTGTGACCGATCATCGCATCAACCTGACCCTGCACCGGCTTCCGGAAATCCTGGAAGGCGGGGGCCTTGCCGAAATCATAGATGCGTTGATCGCAGAGGATGAGGCCGCCCGCCTTGCCCAGTTGGACGGCATCGGGTGA
- the prmC gene encoding peptide chain release factor N(5)-glutamine methyltransferase produces MSIAQALRDAAARLQSTSDTPRLDAELLLANALGVDRNDLLLRQRELAPPPNFDALLERRLAGEPVAYITGVRDFWTIRLNVTPDVLIPRPDTETLIEAALDHFRGGSPTRVLDLGTGSGALLLAALDQWPQATGLGVDISPAALAVAQGNAERLGLAERAAFRLGDWGEGVIGQFDLILVNPPYIARDAALSGDVLHEPHGALFAGAEGLDDYRQIAPMLPALLVPGGMAAIEIGYDQRESVSALLFSQGLSVVCRSDLAGHDRCLVAGLPGPC; encoded by the coding sequence GTGAGCATCGCGCAGGCGCTCCGCGATGCGGCGGCCCGCCTCCAATCGACCAGCGACACCCCCCGCCTTGACGCTGAACTGCTGCTGGCCAACGCACTCGGCGTCGACCGCAACGATCTCTTGCTGCGCCAGCGTGAATTGGCGCCGCCGCCGAATTTCGACGCCCTGCTTGAGCGCCGCCTTGCCGGAGAACCTGTCGCCTATATCACCGGGGTGCGGGATTTCTGGACGATCCGCCTGAATGTCACGCCCGATGTTCTTATCCCCCGCCCTGACACCGAAACACTGATAGAGGCGGCGCTTGATCATTTTCGCGGTGGTTCTCCCACACGCGTTCTGGATCTGGGGACGGGTTCGGGTGCGTTGCTGCTGGCGGCGCTCGATCAGTGGCCTCAGGCTACGGGGCTGGGCGTCGATATTTCTCCCGCCGCGTTGGCCGTGGCGCAAGGCAATGCGGAGCGGCTTGGACTTGCCGAGCGTGCTGCCTTTCGCCTGGGGGATTGGGGGGAGGGGGTGATCGGCCAGTTCGACCTCATCCTGGTCAATCCGCCCTATATCGCTCGCGACGCGGCACTTTCCGGGGATGTGCTGCACGAGCCGCACGGCGCTCTTTTTGCGGGTGCGGAGGGGCTCGACGACTATCGGCAGATTGCCCCCATGCTGCCTGCATTGCTTGTTCCGGGCGGCATGGCCGCCATCGAGATTGGCTATGATCAGCGGGAAAGCGTGTCGGCGCTGCTTTTCAGTCAAGGGCTTAGCGTTGTCTGCCGCTCCGATCTGGCGGGGCATGACCGCTGTCTTGTCGCGGGGCTGCCCGGCCCATGCTGA
- a CDS encoding DUF4167 domain-containing protein has product MINNRQAGRRNRGRNNNGRPSGGNRGGGDNGNRIDSRARGNAAQLLEKYKNMARDAQMAGDRVNAEYYLQFADHYFRVLADNRARQEEQQQRYRRPEDNLDYEGDDFDTSDFAGDDNRGEVQPQQQYDRGYEGDRRREQPRDQREPREQREPREQREPRDQQDQRDSRGRRDRPRRDRPAYEGTEQPQVEATEAAASMAERAPEPQAEAEAPRPRRGRPRKADAAKSEGSEGLDLAVLPPSIARADNDSEPAAEEAPRKRTRRARPAAEAAE; this is encoded by the coding sequence TTGATCAACAACAGACAGGCCGGTCGCCGTAATCGCGGCCGGAACAATAACGGACGCCCCAGTGGTGGTAATCGGGGCGGTGGCGACAACGGCAACCGGATTGACAGCCGCGCACGCGGCAATGCGGCCCAGCTTCTTGAAAAATACAAGAATATGGCGCGTGACGCGCAAATGGCCGGCGATCGGGTCAATGCGGAATATTATCTGCAATTTGCCGATCATTATTTCCGCGTCCTTGCCGACAACCGTGCTCGTCAGGAAGAGCAGCAGCAGCGTTACCGCCGGCCGGAAGACAATCTCGACTATGAAGGCGATGATTTCGACACATCGGACTTTGCGGGCGACGACAATCGTGGCGAAGTGCAGCCGCAGCAACAATATGATCGCGGTTATGAAGGCGATCGTCGCCGGGAGCAGCCGCGCGATCAACGCGAGCCCCGTGAACAGCGCGAGCCCCGTGAACAGCGCGAACCGCGCGACCAACAGGATCAGCGCGATAGCCGTGGCCGCCGCGATCGCCCGCGTCGCGATCGGCCCGCTTATGAAGGGACCGAGCAGCCGCAGGTAGAAGCTACCGAGGCAGCCGCTTCGATGGCGGAACGCGCGCCTGAACCGCAGGCCGAAGCCGAAGCGCCCCGTCCTCGTCGTGGCCGTCCGCGCAAGGCTGATGCGGCGAAGTCGGAGGGCAGTGAGGGTTTGGACCTGGCCGTCCTGCCGCCCTCGATCGCGCGCGCGGATAATGACAGCGAGCCTGCGGCCGAGGAAGCGCCCCGCAAGCGCACCCGCCGGGCGCGTCCTGCTGCCGAAGCGGCTGAATGA
- a CDS encoding acyl-CoA thioesterase, translating to MTTEDKGELVLRVIPRLNEINTNGHIFGGWILSQMDIAGGIVAGRLAQGAVATVAIDGMKFISPMLVGDIVTVYAREERRGRTSIGIRVDVIATRGADQQQIDLTSGLFTFVALDELHRPRILPTG from the coding sequence TTGACGACTGAGGATAAAGGCGAGCTGGTCCTGCGGGTCATTCCGCGCCTGAACGAAATCAACACCAACGGCCATATCTTCGGCGGATGGATCTTGAGCCAGATGGATATCGCCGGGGGCATCGTGGCCGGACGCCTGGCGCAGGGCGCGGTCGCCACGGTGGCGATCGACGGCATGAAGTTCATCTCTCCCATGCTGGTCGGAGATATCGTGACCGTCTATGCGCGGGAGGAGCGGCGGGGCCGGACATCGATCGGCATACGCGTCGATGTGATCGCGACGCGCGGCGCAGATCAGCAGCAGATCGATCTTACCAGCGGCCTCTTCACCTTCGTCGCGCTGGACGAACTGCATCGGCCAAGGATTCTGCCCACGGGCTGA
- a CDS encoding CBS domain-containing protein has product MTITAILQGKGREVTQVGPDDTLLSVVQLLSERRIGCVPVVDNGQVLGIFSERDLVHHIASDGGAVLERRVGDVMSTPAITTDDKTPVIHCLSLMTKKRVRHLPVVVDGTLIGLVSIGDLVKFRIDSIESEAASLRDYIQSA; this is encoded by the coding sequence ATGACGATCACCGCGATTTTGCAGGGCAAAGGACGCGAAGTCACTCAGGTCGGGCCGGACGACACCCTGCTTTCCGTCGTTCAGCTATTGTCCGAACGGCGGATCGGCTGCGTCCCGGTCGTCGATAACGGACAGGTGCTGGGGATATTTTCGGAACGCGATCTCGTCCACCATATCGCGAGCGATGGTGGTGCGGTGCTCGAACGGCGCGTGGGTGATGTGATGTCGACGCCAGCCATCACCACCGACGACAAGACGCCTGTCATCCACTGCCTGTCGCTGATGACCAAAAAGCGCGTCCGCCATCTTCCAGTGGTGGTCGATGGGACACTGATCGGGCTGGTGTCGATCGGCGACCTCGTCAAATTCCGGATCGACAGCATCGAATCGGAGGCGGCATCGCTGCGCGACTATATCCAGTCAGCCTGA
- a CDS encoding lipopolysaccharide biosynthesis protein translates to MSFKDADADDAGFGARIRSALLWRSGSQIVSQMISWIVTLAVIRLLDPADYGLFAMTQVVLNFATFLNGYGLVSALVQSETLDSRKLRQAFGIMLLLNGGLAIAQLLIAPWAADYYDQPMVADLLRVQALLYLSTPFISIPEALMGRALDFRRPALVNLVAAIASAAVALIGALSDWGVWTLVFAPITGFWVKAVGYVLATGFRPIPSFNFRGTGAMVAYGASLLGGQLFWIVQSQADIFIGGRMLDPHQLGLYAEALFLTQIFVSKFIPPLNDVAFPAYARMQKDPGRIAWSFCKAVRLLLLISCPVYLGMAVTAEPLVETLFGKKWLEMAPFVSVLALAMPFMTLQVMFAPVSNALGRPGTTARIAAVGAVVMPVAFLCGIRFGAIGLAWAWLIGFPILTVATVRLAGGPMGLRFADLIRAATPGLGCSILMAGAVTAIDALLPPLPAMLRLCVLVPSGGVAFLAALMLCARGTLMELAALVIRRVPPEPLSA, encoded by the coding sequence ATGAGTTTCAAGGATGCCGATGCTGACGATGCCGGCTTTGGCGCAAGGATAAGGAGCGCCCTGTTATGGCGTTCGGGCAGCCAGATCGTGTCGCAGATGATCAGCTGGATCGTCACGCTGGCCGTGATCCGGCTGCTCGATCCGGCGGATTATGGGCTGTTCGCGATGACGCAGGTCGTCTTGAACTTCGCGACCTTCCTCAATGGCTATGGACTGGTGAGCGCGCTGGTCCAATCCGAAACGCTCGATTCGCGCAAGCTGCGGCAGGCGTTCGGCATCATGCTGCTGCTCAATGGCGGACTGGCGATTGCACAATTACTGATCGCGCCTTGGGCCGCGGATTATTATGACCAGCCGATGGTGGCCGATCTGCTGCGGGTGCAGGCCCTGCTCTACCTGTCGACGCCCTTCATCTCGATACCCGAGGCATTGATGGGCCGGGCGCTCGATTTCCGCCGCCCGGCGCTGGTCAATCTGGTCGCGGCAATCGCTTCGGCTGCGGTCGCCCTGATCGGCGCTCTGTCCGACTGGGGGGTGTGGACGCTGGTTTTTGCGCCAATCACGGGCTTTTGGGTCAAGGCCGTCGGCTATGTACTCGCCACCGGATTCAGGCCGATTCCCAGCTTCAACTTCCGCGGCACGGGCGCAATGGTGGCTTATGGCGCGTCGCTGTTGGGCGGGCAGCTTTTCTGGATCGTGCAAAGCCAGGCAGATATTTTCATCGGCGGACGCATGCTCGATCCGCATCAACTTGGTCTTTATGCCGAAGCCTTGTTCCTGACGCAGATCTTCGTGTCGAAGTTCATTCCGCCTCTGAATGACGTCGCCTTTCCCGCTTATGCGCGGATGCAGAAGGATCCTGGTCGAATCGCCTGGTCCTTCTGCAAGGCGGTCCGCTTGCTGCTGCTCATATCCTGCCCCGTCTATCTGGGCATGGCGGTTACGGCCGAGCCTCTGGTGGAAACGCTATTTGGGAAGAAATGGCTGGAGATGGCGCCGTTCGTCTCCGTGCTGGCGCTGGCCATGCCGTTCATGACATTGCAGGTGATGTTCGCGCCGGTCAGCAATGCGTTGGGACGGCCGGGCACCACGGCGCGAATCGCAGCGGTCGGAGCGGTGGTGATGCCGGTCGCCTTTCTATGCGGCATCCGATTCGGCGCGATCGGACTGGCCTGGGCATGGTTGATCGGCTTTCCGATTTTAACGGTGGCAACCGTGCGTTTGGCGGGAGGACCGATGGGATTGCGATTCGCCGATCTGATTCGCGCGGCCACCCCTGGACTTGGCTGCTCGATCCTGATGGCGGGGGCGGTGACCGCTATCGACGCGCTGCTGCCGCCGCTCCCCGCGATGTTGCGCCTTTGTGTACTGGTGCCATCGGGTGGCGTCGCCTTCCTCGCGGCGCTGATGCTCTGCGCGCGCGGCACCTTGATGGAACTGGCGGCGCTGGTGATACGGCGCGTGCCGCCGGAACCCCTCTCCGCCTGA